The Alnus glutinosa chromosome 3, dhAlnGlut1.1, whole genome shotgun sequence nucleotide sequence aatagtaatagcGAGAAAAGATATTCAGTTAGTAAACCACTAAACGCCAGATAATTAACAATGTCAACATGACAAAAGctaccaaaatttttatttttgcttttaatttcttcaaggtgttttgagaaagaagaaagacatGAAGAggtcttgtttttgttttaaaatttatctCATGAGCAGCCCTGTCACGTTTTTGAGCTCCTTCGTCCATGTTAAAAGTAAAAGCAAAAGTGTTTTCCATGAATGGCATAACTTGTTGATAGTGCTAAGAAATAATGAAGAGAAATAGATATTCAGTTAGTAAACTAATAATAGTTAGTCAACACGACGAAAGCTCTACCAAAAGCTACATATGTAAGTGTTTCCCATGAAAGTCATAACTTGTTAATAGTGCAAAACAGTTTCCCTCCTCATCAGAAGTTCCATGGAAACATGATTTTTTCTTCCCTCCTATTAAAAACAGGTCACAATACCTGTTGAACAGTACGCTGCTTTACAAGTCTGATACCAAAGCAGAAAACACGAGCATCACATCCTGATAAGGAAATCTTATTAATCCTGTCCCCAATGTATAATGCGAtctgacaagaaaaaaaaatgattaaattaaaaccTATTATTATCAAGGCATGAATCTAATTAGTATAGTCAACAAACTTGGGGAGGGGGACaaaatggaaaaatgaaaaacacgACTACATTCACAGGCTGTAATATCAACAAATTCATCAGCAAATGAAAAAACGAAAGTTACTCACTAATGCACCATCATCACGACCATTGGCACCTAACAACTGTGATCCAGGTCTATTTACTGCCCTAACTGCCAAAcctataaaattatatacaacaATAAAACCAAGAGCATGTTAAGTCAGTAATGagcattatttaatttattgaaatccaaaccaatatgtgtgtgtgcataGGCCAAACTACACATATACAACAACCAAATTAACTCACTGTGGGGCCAAGTTACGCACAAGTTCAGGTAAACCTAGTGTCATGTACTGAAACGTCCAATTAAAGAACCTGACTGACTGAGCGCCCAGTATACCCTTCAACCAACTAGGTAAGTCCGGGTTTAATAACCATGACCATGAACATACTTTAAAAGTGTTATTAGGGTTTTGTGAAAAGAAAGAGGAGGCACGTTATATTATCTTACGTAGCCTACCTCACACATTATTATATAGGCTTTGGAGAATATTACAATGACCACAATACCCTCAAACcctaatatattattctaacactccccctcaagctggagcatatatatcatataagccCAGCTTGTTACAAATACACTCTAACTGGTTCCGACACAAAGCTTTTGTAAACACATCAGCTAACTGGTCTCCAGACTTCACGTATGCTGTAGATATATCTCCATCGAGTATCTTGTCTAAGATGAAATGACAATCAACCTCAATATGCTTAGTCCTTTCATGAAAAACTGGGTTAGATGCAATATGTAAAGCAGCCTGATTATCACAAAATAACGGAATAGGAGTAGGAGCTGAGAACCCAATCTCTTGAAGGAAATGTTGTAACCAGGTCAATTCAGTAGCAGTATGAGCCATTGCCCTGTACTCTGCTTCAGCACTAGATCGTGCCACTACTGTTTGTTTCTTACTCTTCCAAGTGACAAGATTACCACCAAAGAATGTGCAATAACCTGTAGTAGATCGTCTATCTGAAGGAGAacctgcccaatctgcatcagtaaaACCTTCGACTCTAAGATGTCCATTTGGTCTATATAGTATTCCTAGACCAGGGGCTCTCTTCAAATACCGAAGAATGCGAGTAACAGCTTCCCAATTTGAAACCCGAGGAGCCTCCAAGAACTGACTAACAACACTAACTGCATATGAGATATCTGGCCTGGTGATAGTAAGATAGTTCAACTTCCCAACTAGACGGCGGTACCTGCCCGGATCTTCAAAAAATTCACCTTCACCcttcaataatttcttatttggATCCATCGGAACATCAACTGGTCGAGAACCCAAGAGACCTGTCTCTTCTAATAAATCAAGTGCATACTTTCTCTGAGATAAGTTGATACCTGTTCGAGATCTAGCAACTTCAATACCTAGGAAATATCGAAGTTTGCCCAAATCCTTTGTATGAAACTGCTGTTGTAGAAACTGTTTTAAACGAGCAATGCCTTCTGAATCATCTCCAGTAATaacaatatcatctacatataccACAAGAAATATATAGCCTACACTAGTGTGTAAGTGAAATACTGAATGATCCGTCTGACATCTCTGAAGACCAAACTTCAATACTGCTTTAGAGAATTTTCCAAACCATGCCCTCGATGATTGCTTGAGACCATACAATGCCTTTTTCAACTTACAGACACGGCCTGGAGACTCCCCCTGAGCAACAAACCCAGGTGGTTGCTCCATATAAACCTCCTCATGCAAATCCCCATGCAAAAAGGCATTTTTGACATCCAATTGAAACAAGGGCCAATCCAGAGTAGCAGCCAAAGAAATAAGAACACGAACAGAAGAAATTTTGGCAACGGGTGAGAAAGTTTCATCATAATCAATACCATACGTTTGTGTATAGCCTTTAGCAACCAGCCGAGCTTTCAATCGATCAACAGAACCATCAGGATTAAACTTAACTGTGAAGACTCATTTGCAACCAACAGTCTTCTTATGAGGTGGTAAAGGAACAAGCTCCCACGTCCCATTTTGATGCAAGGCGCTCATTTCCAATTCCATAGCTTGCCTCCAACCGGAGTGAGATAAAGCATCATGCACTGTCTTTGGAATGGAAATACGAGAGAGGTGGGAAATAAAACAAGTAGTGAAGGAGATAAAGAACTAGTGGATACAAACTGACTGATAGGATGGTAAGTAGTGCAAGAACGTGTACCTTTCCGTAGGGCAATGGGCAAGGAGTCTGATGCAGGTGGAAACACTGGATCTGAAGACGGTGAGGACGATGATGGAGGAGCAGGAGCTAATGGGCATGGTCGACGCGTATAAAGCTGGAGTGGGGCAAGCGAGTGTGGTGGCGACAAGACTGGAGGAGCAGAGGTAGGCTCAGAGAGAAATGGAATAGGCAGCGGAATGGACGCAACATCAGGTGCAAGAAAAGAGTCACCCAAAGAAGTTGTAGCAGGGAAATAGGGGAGAGACTCAACAAATGTGACATCGGCGCTAGTGAAGTAGCGTCGAAGAACAGGACTATAGCAACGATATCCTTTCTGAGTGGaggaatatccaagaaataCACATTTAGTAGCACGAGGGTCAAGTTTATCAAAACCGGGACCTAAATTATGGACATAGCAAACACACCCAAATACCTTAAGGGGCAAGGAGAACGGGGAGGAAGAAGGATATAAAAGGGAACGAGGAGAAACACCATCTAAGACCGAGGAGGGCATCCTATTAATGAGATAACAAGCAATGAGAACAGCATCACTCCAAAATTGTTTGGGGACATGCATATGAGACGAGACAACGTGTAACATCCAATAAATGACGATTCTTGCGTTCGgccacaccattttgttgtggagtgtGAGCACAAGAGGTTTGATGGATAATGCCTTTATCAGACAAATAAGAGGTAAAATGACCGGATGTGTATTCTTTGGCATTATCCGAACGCAAGAGACGGATTTTCTGAGCAAATTGAGTTTTAACCATATTgcggaaaatttgaaaaatagagaATAGCTCAGTacgatttttcattaaaaataaccaTGTCATACGggaaaaatcatccacaaaagtCACAAAATAATGGAATTTATTGGACGCGATATTAATGGGACCCCATACATCAGAATGAACCAACTCAAAAGGACTCGAAACCCTACGGACAACTATAGACAGAAAAGAAACACGACGATGCTTACTAAGCTGACAAGCTTCACAAGACACAGATAACTCAGAACGAAGACTTGGGACTTGATGCTTCAAAGTAGGAAGAGACGGATGACCAAGACGACAATGCCATTGAAGAGCGGAGGCCGAGGACTGCAAAGCGTGAGAGGCGGGTGTAGGTGCGAGGTCCAGATAATATAAGCCACCAACTTCATGCCCCATACCAATCATCCTCTTCGTCTTGAGATCCTAAAAAATGCACAAAGAGGAGTAAAAACTAACTGAACAATGAAGGGCTTTGGTAATTTTACTAATAGATAACAAATTAAATGGAAAACCGGGAACATGTAGAACAGACAACAACTCAATGTCAAGACTCAAATGGGTAGTGCCTGAGCCGGCCACATGGGAGAGGGAACCATTAGCAAGAGTGACACTTTTAGGTGTAACAACAGAATGATAATCAGAAAGGGAAGTGGACGAACCAGTCATGTGTTCATTTGCGCCAGAATCGATAACCCATGGGTTGCTAGTGGAGGATAAAAGACAGTGAGATGCAGTACCTGACTGAGCAAGAGTAGCaatggaagaggaagaagcttgCTTATGGGCCAAGAATTGAGCATACTCATCTTTCGGAATGGAGATGACATCACACTCCAAATTGAGGCTGGACGGAGCAGGGGGTCCAGAGGTGGCTAGAGAATCTGCTTGAGAAGACACCTGATTGGCAAACCCAGATGGTGTGCCATGTAGATCCCAACAATAATCCACAGAATGATTGTTTCGGCCACAATGAGTGCATTTGCGAGACCCACGACCGCCCGTACGACCACTACCTCGAGAATCACGTCCACCGCGAAAACCACGACCACCTCTACTGACACGTCCTCCACGGGAACTACCAGAACCACCACGGGCAGCAATAAAAGCAGCGCGATCACCCTCACGGTCAGAATTCAACACAGGGCCATGATCAGATAGAGTAGCACGCTGAATACGAGAAAAAACCTCAGGAAGAGATGGGAGATCTGAACTACCCAAGATCTGTGCACGAACTGACTCATACTCAGGTTTCAAACCGAGAAGAAAGCGAACCACATCCACATCTTGACGTTGCTTGCCCATTTTCTGTAGATCAGTTGAGAGTGGTTGATACATATCCCGCTCCTGACAGATGGCCACAACCTGATTGTAATACTCGTCCACAGGCTGAGCACCTTGCTCGAGTCCAAAGTATTGTTTGCAGACTTCATAAATGCGAGTAATATTGCCAGTACCAGAATACATATGACTAAGATGATCCCAGATATCCTTGGCAGTAGGAAGATAAATACACGAGGATCCAATGTGAGGTTCAACACTGTTCAGCATAAGAGAGATAATCTGATTGTCTTCCTGATCCCAAAGGCTGGTGGAAGTAGAATCAGTCGGTTTGCCTGATTGCAAATGAGTATACAAACCCTTCCCGCGCAAGGATACCTCAACAGAACGTGCCCAATAGACATAATTTTTGCCATTTAATTTCACGGATGTCAGTGGTATATTACCCATAGAAGCCGAAGTGGGTATATCTGATTTAGTAGGAGTAGTCATGCTGAGTCGAAACTACCCCAAAGTGTaccaaca carries:
- the LOC133864225 gene encoding uncharacterized protein LOC133864225 produces the protein MTTPTKSDIPTSASMGNIPLTSVKLNGKNYVYWARSVEVSLRGKGLYTHLQSGKPTDSTSTSLWDQEDNQIISLMLNSVEPHIGSSCIYLPTAKDIWDHLSHMYSGTGNITRIYEVCKQYFGLEQGAQPVDEYYNQVVAICQERDMYQPLSTDLQKMGKQRQDVDVVRFLLGLKPEYESVRAQILGSSDLPSLPEVFSRIQRATLSDHGPVLNSDREGDRAAFIAARGGSGSSRGGRVSRGGRGFRGGRDSRGSGRTGGRGSRKCTHCGRNNHSVDYCWDLHGTPSGFANQVSSQADSLATSGPPAPSSLNLECDVISIPKDEYAQFLAHKQASSSSIATLAQSGTASHCLLSSTSNPWVIDSGANEHMTGSQDEEDDWYGA